Part of the Leptolyngbya sp. BL0902 genome, TTCGCCCCTCAACCCCTCATCTCCGGTAGCCGAGCGGGACGCCTACTGCACCCAGGGCTTCACCTACACCTTTGCGATGGAGCGCACCGCCGAAGCCCAAACCTTCGACGTGCCAGAGTTCTACTCCATCTACGAGCCCTACTACAGTTGGGAAAAAGAGCGTCCCCAACTGCAAACGCCCCAGGATCACTTTGACTTTGTCTTCACCTATCGCCGCCTGTGGAGTGCGGCCCCCCGGCGACTGAACGAGCGCATCTTTGGCTCTCCCCGTCCGGTACCGGGGGATATCTCCATGCAGAACTGGACGTGGGGCAACGACTATCGCCCCGGCACCTCCCGCGATAACCTCATCCTCACCCACGACCAACTGCGTTCCAGCGGCCAACTGGCACCAGGGGGCTGGCTGGGTGGTCTGCGGACGGAGACCCTGCGCCGAGGGGAAGAAAATGCCATCGGCTTCTTCTACTGGCTCACCACGGGCACCACCGATTCCCAACTGGATGATTCCTGGAAGGAACCCGACCCCTACAACCGCTACCTCAGCGGGCTCGACTCTCCCATGAACACGGCCCATGGGTTGTCGAAATATCCCTACATTCGCGAAGCCCGCCGCATCATTGGCCGTCCCTCTCCGGGCTACGACAGCGGCTTCATGATCAGCGAGATTGACTTCTCCTGGAACGATTTCACCTCCGAGTTCTACCAGCAAAATCTGGATCGCAGCACGTTCACCTCCATGCGGCGGCTCTTGGCTGGCCTAGACACGATTGACACCTTCATGCCCGGAGCCAACCCCGATGAGTTCCATGTGCGGGGGCGGTCTCGCATGTACCCCGACTCGGTGGGTATCGCCCAGTACGCCATCGACTTCCACCCCTGTATGCGCGACTACCCGCCCGAAGCGCCTGGGAACATTGAGCGGCCTGGGGTGCGCCAAGCCCACGGCCAAGCCTTCCCGGCCCAAATCCCCCTGCGGGCACTGATTCCCCAGCGGGTAGACAATATGCTCGTCGCCAGCAAGAGCATCGCCGCCAGCAACATCGCTGCCGCTGCCTACCGGGTGCATTCCTTCGAGTGGTCGGTGGGAGCTGGCGCGGCCCATACCATCGACTTCTCCCTGCGGAACGGCGTGCTGCCCTACGAACTGGTGGAAAACCTGCCCCGCCACAACCCGCTCCTCCACGCCCTGCGCCAGGAGCTTGAGGCCAGCGGCAACCCCACCCAGTTCCCCGACACCTCCATCTTCAACGAAGAATGGACGGAGTGGAAACCCTGGTAAGTCAAGCGCCCTAGGGGGATGAGCCCGCCTTTTCTCCATCGGTATTGCCCTGCCTTCGGCGGGGCTTTTTTGTGGCACTGGACGGTGGCAGCGGACGCGGTGCCTTAAGCTAATAAGGAATGACTAGCATTAAGCTCCATGGATCGTTTTATGTTTGCGTCTAAGTTGCCGTTGCGCTGGCCCGATGGCTGGACGGTGATGGTGTCGGTGATTGCGCTGGTAATGGTGTCTCCAGTGCTAATCATTCTCGCCAGCGTGCTCACGGGCACCAGCGATGCCTGGGAACACCTGGCCTCCACCGTGCTGCCGCAGTATATCCGCAACTCCCTGGTGATGATGGCGGGGGTAAGTCTGGGGGTGCTGGTCATCGGGGTGAGTACGGCGTGGCTGGTCAGTGCCTGCCAATTTCCGGGGCGACGCAGCTTGGAATGGCTGTTGCTGCTGCCCTTGGCTGCTCCCGCCTATATCCTGGCCTACGTGTATACCGACACCCTGGAATACTTTGGCCCGGTTCAGACCTTTCTGCGGGGCCTCTTTGGCTGGGAACAGGCGAATCAGTACTGGTTTCCCAACATCCGATCTATCCAGGGGGCGATTCTGCTGTTCAGCCTCACCCTCTATCCCTACGTATACCTTTTGGCCAAGGTGGCCTTTGCCGAGCAGTCTACCGCCACCCTAGAAGCCAGCCGTTCTCTGGGCTGTGGCCCCTGGCGCAGCTTTTGGCGGGTGGCGCTGCCCCTGGCCCGTCCGGCCATTGCGGCGGGGGTGGCCCTGGCACTGATGGAAACCCTCAATGACTTTGGTACCGTCGCCTATTTCAGTGTGCCCACCTTCACGACTGGAATTTATCGCACCTGGTTTGGCATGGGCGACCGTCCGGCGGCGGTGCAGCTTTCGGCGGTGTTGCTGCTGTTTATCTTTGCCCTGGTGTGGCTAGAGCAACGGTCGCGGCGACGGTCGCGCTACTACCAAAGTCTGGCGGCGGCGGCCCCCTCTCGCTATGGGCTGAGCGGCTGGCGCACCCTGGGAGCTTGGCTCGCCTGTGGCCTGCCAGTGCTGCTGGGGTTGGTCATCCCCATCGGATTGCTGATCGCCATGACCCTCCGCAACGCCAGCGCCACCCTCAACCAGAGCTTCGTCACTCTCAGCATCAATAGCTTGACGTTGGCCACCCTGACGGCCCTGATAGCCATGGGGCTGGCCCTGGTGATGGCCTACGGACTGCGGCTAAACCACACCCCCTGGCTACGACTGGCGGTGCAGGGGGCCAACCTGGGCTATGCGGTACCCGGCGCGGTGATTGCCGTGGGTACCCTGATTCCCATGGCCCGATTCGACAACGCCATTGACGCCTGGATGCGCCAGAGCTTCGGCTTTTCCACGGGACTGCTGCTGAGTGGCACCATCGTTGCCCTGATTTTTGCGTACCTGGTGCGATTTCTGGCGGTGGCCTTTGGGTCGGTGGAGGCGGGGCTCACAAAAATCAAGCCGTCCCTAGACGATGCTGCCCGCAGCCTAGGCCAGAGCCCGAGCCAAACCCTCGCCCAAATCCATTTGCCCCTGCTTGGCAACAGCCTGCTGACAGCGGTGATGCTGGTGTTTGTGGACGTGATGAAGGAGTTGCCCGCCACCCTGATCATTCGCCCCTTCAACTTTGATACCCTGGCGGTGCGCGTCTACCAGTATGCCGCCGACGAACGCCTCGTGGAAGCCGCCGCCCCGGCCCTAGCCATTATCCTGGTGGGGCTGCTGCCCGTATTTTGGCTCAGCCGCCGCATTGCCCAGACGGGGCGCTAACCGAGGGTCGGCCCTAGGGATTCGGGCCTGGGTCAGGCCGCTATCCCTAGATCAGTGATCGGCATCCTGCGGTATGGATAATCCTAGGGTTTGCATGGCTTGGTGGGTACTGAGGAAGACCCGCTCTGCCCCGCCTAAGTGGTCAATGAAGCCCGCCTGGATGAGTTGATCCATCACCGGGCCTTTGACCTCACTGAGGTACACCGTTACTCCAGCTTCGCGCAATCCTTCAATGAGGTTTTCGAGGGTGTCGAGGGCGCTGCCGTCGATGTGGTTGATGGCGCTGCAAATCAGCAGCAGGGCGTCGGCGCTGGGGTGATCGGCCACGGCCCGCATGAGATAGTCTTCCAAATATTTTGTGTTGGCAAAATAGAGGCTTTCATCCACCCGAATGGCGAGGACGTTGGTGTAGGTCTGTACGTCGTGGCGCTTGATGTTGCGGAAATGCTCCGTTTCGCCCACGCGCCCAACCTCAGCAATGTGGGGCCGACTGGTGCGCCAGAGGTAAAACACCACCGAGGTCACAAAGCCAACGACGATCCCGGCCTCAATTCCCACAATCAGCACCGCCATGAAGGTAATCATCAGCACCCAGGCATCGGCCCGATCTGCCCGCCAGAGGTGCTTGATGCTGTCGAAATCGAGCAAATTGAGCACCGCCACCAAAATTACCGCCGCCAACGCCGCCTGGGGCAAGGAGTAGAACAGGGGCGTAAAAAACAGCACCACTAGGGCAATCAGCAGGGCGGTGATCATCGACGCTAGCCCGGTATTGGCCCCGGCTGTAAAGTTCACAAAGGAACGGCTAAACCCCCCCGTGACAGGATAGCCCCCGGTGAAAGCCGCCCCCAGGTTTGCCGCCCCGAGGCCGATCAGCTCTTGGTTGGCGTCAATGCGCTGCCGTCGCTTGCTGGCCAGAGACTTGGCTACGGCAATGCTTTCCATAAACCCCACAAAGCTAATGGTGAGGGCCATGGGCAGCAGTTGTTGCCATAGGGAGGCATCTAGCGGAGGCTGCGTTAGGGGCGGCAACCCCCTAGGAATCTCTCCCACAATGGAGACGCCCGCGCGGCTATCTAACCCCAGTAGCGCCACCAGCCCAATGCTGACCACCACCACAAACAGCGGCCCACCCCGGCTAATCGGCGTAGACCATAGGGCAGGCACTCCCCAATCTTTTAGGAATTGGGGCAAGCGTTGGCCAAAAAACAGCAGCACCGCCATGCTGCCCAGCCCTAACCCCAGGGTGACAACGTTGGTCTCCGGCACGGCCCGCACCAGATGAGACAGGGTCTCAAAAAAGCTCTCCGAGGAGGGAATCTTGACCCCCATTAGGTGTTTAAGTTGACTGGCCCCAATCACCAAGGCGGCGGCGTTGGTAAAGCCCACAATCACCGCATGGCTGAGGAAGTTGACCAAAAACCCCAGCCGCACCACCCCCATCAATATCTGAATGAGGCCAATCATCAGGGCTAGGGCCAGGGCGGCTGCAATGTAGTCGGCACTGCCTGCTTCGGCTACCTGCCCCACACTGGTAGCCACCAGCAGCGACACCATCGCCACAGGCCCCACCGCCAAGGCCCGACTGGTGCCTAGGGCGGCATAAAGTATCAGCGGCACAATGCTGGCATACAACCCCACCTGGGGCGGCAACCCGGCCAGCATGGCATAGGCCATCCCCTGGGGAATCAGCATCACCGCCACAATGGCCCCAGCCATCACATCCCCCACTAAGTCGGCGGACTGATAGTTTAGGCCCCAATCCAAAATCGGCAGGTAGCGGCGCAGCAGCACCAGCCAGGATGACGACGAATTAGCGGGCACCGCCGAGAAGGGAGACTTTGCCATAGGTCGGGGGAGTTAGACAGGTTGCAAGGTGGACATGGTTCTAGGATAGGTGATCCTGAGATTAATTAACCATCTAACCAAGTAGGAATACTTTGAAAAAACTCTGCACCCTCGCAGTGTGGGATCCGGCAGCGGTGTCCCATCCCTAGATCCGCCCTGGAGTAGGATCTCAGCCTACTGGGGGGTTGGCTTGCCCTCCGCTGCTCCCTGGGATTCAGCCCCTTGGCCCTCAGTGTGGCGATCTACCACCCGCTTCAGCACGCCATTGATGAACCGAAAGCCCTCTTCGCCGCTGTAGCGCTTAGCAATTTCCACTGCTTCATTGATGGCTACCCGGTCGGGGGTGCCGAGGTAGTCCATCTCCACCACGGCAATGCGAAGGATATCGCGATCAATACGGGCCAGGCGCTTGAGTTGCCAGGCCACCATGGCCGACTCCAGCACGCTATCCACCTCCGCCCGATGCTTGGTGGTGTTGGTCAACAGTTCCATGGCAAAGGCCCGCACCTCTTTTTGGTTGGTCATTTGTAGGAATTCGGGCATTTCCACCGCGTGGGCCAAGCGATTGATGGCCGTCTGGGTCAGATCAATGGCTTCATCGACCATGGCACGGCTGCTTTCTAGGTCGGTGGCAACCAGGTCGGTATCCACCAAGCGCTGACTCCCCCGCTTGAGTTCGTCGGAAGCGGTTTCAAGCGCATCCTTAGCTTCGGCAGCGAGGGTTTTGACAGCGGCCTGCAACAGGTCGTCTAGGTCAAGCTCCTGGAGCTTTTTGGGTTTTTCCGGCAACTGGCTGAGGCCCAATAGAGCCAATTCGCGAGCCATACGACGAGCCTGCATAGCAGGTACCTCCGAGATCAAAAAAATAGCCCAGCCTAGGAATGAGCGTGACCAGAGGCCCAACGCCAGCTATCCCCTAGGACTGAGTGAAGCTTTGCTATCTTAGCAATCTTCGTCTAGGGGCACGCTAGAGAGTTGCGGTTCGGCCAGGGGGAAAACGGAAAGCTGCTGGTCGGTATCGGCCACTGCTGACCCGACCTGGCCTAGGGAAAGGGGCGCTGGGGCTAAGTCGTCTGGGGCTAGGGTGGGCATCGCCAGGGTGGCAATGCGCTCTGGGGGCACCGCCGCCGCCAGGTTAGGGCCAACAATGCCCCCCGACAGCAACACCTTGAAGGCATCTTCGATGGAAATGGCAAGGTTGATCACATCGGTTTCGGGTACCACCGCGTACCAGCCGCTGGTGGGGTTGGGGGTAGTGGGCACAAACACGCTCAGCATTTTGGGGGTGGTGGCTGTGGCCGCACTCATGGCCCCCGTCACAAAGGCGATGGCCCAAATGCCCTTGCGGGGGTATTCCACCAGCACCACCCGCCGAAACCGGGTTTTAGAATCCTGAAACACCGTCTGCAAAAGCTGTTGCAGGGTTTTGTAGACCGACCCCGCCAGCGGGATAGACTGCACCGTCCGCTCACCCAAATCTAGCAGCCAGCGTCCGGCAATGTTGCGGGCCATCAGGCCAATCAGCAAAATGGCCGACAGGGGCACCGCTAACCCAATACTGAGATTAATGAGGTCAACCAGGAGAGGGTGAAGCCCGTCAAAGGGTGCTAACTGCTTGGGAAAACGGGTCAGGAGCCGAATGACCCAGTTGGCAATGGTGATGGTGAGCCAGATGGTGGTGGCCAGGGGAATGATCACCAGCAGCCCCGCAATCAGGTCATTTTTGAGGTCTTGTTTGAGCTTTTGCAGCACAGGCAACTCGTGGCGTTCGGAACCGGAATGGGCAGCGGCGCTGAGGGTTGGAGAACTCTCAAGATCCATAGTCTCACAGAAGACGATCTAGGGTGGTTGGGTATGGCTGAGACGAAACGGCCCCAGGTAGACCCGTCTAGGGATAACTGTTCGTATTGTAAGCAGTGGTGTCCCAGGCGCGCAAAGCCAGCGGTTGAACCCAACCCAGCGACCGATCTGAAATCCCCCTATCCTGATTGGAAGCCGTGCGGTTACGCATTCCAGACGGTGACTCCCCAGATCCCCGCCCGTGGGCCGGGGCTTGCGCAAAAATAGCTTGACAAAAAGGATGAACGATCTGGATAATGAAAGACTGTGTTTATTCGCCCGGATCAGGTTCCCAAGCCCGACAGCTACTCCGTGTAGCGCACGATTGGCACCTGTACGGCGGTTATGAGGATAGCTATGACATACGCAATTGTGGCAACGGGTGGCAAGCAGCTTCGGGTAGAGCCCGGTCGCTTCTACGATATTGAGCGTTTGCCCGTGGAAGCCGAAGGAGAAGTCACCCTGGATCAAGTGCTGTTCGTTGATAACGACGGCGAATCCCTGGTGGGGCAACCTCTCGTGGCAGGTGCAACGGTGACGGGAACGGTGGTGAGCCACCTGCGCGGTCGCAAGGTCATCGTTTACAAAATGAAGCCCAAAAAGAAAACCCGCAAAAAGCAAGGCCACCGTCAGGAACTCACCCGCCTGATGATCAACTCCATCCAAGTGAACGGTAAAACCATTGCCAGCAGCGCCGCTGAGTAATCGCTAGGATCAGTCCACTAAAGCCAAGCGGCCCTCGGCCACGATGCCCAGCCGCAGTGAGCTAAAGTAACATTACGTAGGGTTAGGGAAAACCATGGCAAGTAAGAAAGGTACAGGTAGTACAAGAAACGGGCGCGACTCAAACGCCAAACGCCTTGGCGTCAAGCGCTACGGCGGCGAAACCGTGCGGGCAGGCAACATCCTGATTCGTCAGCGCGGCACCAAAGTTCACCCCGGCGAAAACGTGGGACGCGGCAGAGACGATACCCTGTTCGCCCTCGTTGATGGCGTTGTCACCTTCGAGCGTCGCGGCAAAGCGGGTAAAAAAGTCAGCGTCTACCCCGTTGCTGCTTCAGCTTAGGCTCGGCGTCAACTCAGTCTAGTCAAAAGCCCCCCTGACAATGTTAGGGGGGCTTTTACTGTGGGTTCATCCCTCATACTAAGGACGTTCAGGGTTCCTAGAGAGCCCTGAACGATTGGAGTCTGATACTCAATCCCCATAGCCCTCCCCCTATATCAGTTAAGGTTTTCCCCATTGAGGAGGCGATGCTAACAACAAGCCCAGCCTGAGCGGGGTCAGCTTTTAGATCGAGGGTACGCCACCGGGATTGAGCACTACCGGAGATTATTCCGCCGTTTGCTGAAGGTAGAGCGCTAGGGCATCGGCAACCACTTGGCCCATGGATCGGCCCTCCTTATCCGCCGTGGCCTGGAGGGTGAGGAAGAAGTCGTGGGACACGCTCAGGCGGTGGCGACCTTCCTTGGTGTGGCTGGGGGTATAGCGCAGGGGATCGTAGGCGTCGGCGAACTGGCGCAGGGCTTCAAACCCCACCCGGTCGCAGAAATCCCCAAAGCTTTCGCCCTTTTTGCGGCCATCGCGGAAGAACACAAACAGCGGCTCTAGGGTGGTCTCTAGGTCATTATCGTGCAGCCGTTCCATGTAGGGACGGGCCAGCCGAGTTTGGTCAGGCGATCCGCCCAGCCAGAGCTGGTAGGATTCTGGCGCACTGCCCACAAAACCCAGTTCCGCCATGTAGGGACGGGCACAGCCGTTGGGGCATCCGGTCATCCGCACCACAAAGTGCTCGTCGGGGAGGCCCACCTTGGTCAACAGGGCGCGAATCCGGCCCAGGTTCGTGGGCATAATCCGCTCGGATTCCGTAATCGCCAAACCGCAGAGGGGCAGGGCGGGGCAGGCCATGGCGTAGCGCACCAGGGGATCCAGATCGGTTTCTTTTTGAATGCCGCAGCGGGTGAGGATGGCCTGGACGGCGTCCTTATCTTCGGGTTTGATGTCGTAGAACAGAACGCTTTGGTTGGGCGTTACCAACATGGGCAGGTTGAATTTCTGCACAATCTCCCGCAGGGCGGTTTTGAGCTGAAGGCCGTCACGGTCGAGGATGCGGCCATTTTCGATGGGCACGCCCACAAACCAGTTACCGTCGCCCTGTTCGTACCAGCCCAGGTAATCGTAGAACGTCCACTTGGGCAGCTTTTTGAAGGGCTTGAGGGGCTTACCCAGGTAGGTTTCCACCTGCTGCCGGAAGCGCTCCACCCCCCAATCGTGGATCAGGTACTTCATGCGGGAATGGCGACGGTTGACGCGGTCGCCGTAATCCCGCTGGGTGGCCACGATGGCCTTCATCAGGTCGAACACGTCGTCCTTATCCACATAGCCAATTTCGTCGGCCACCCGGGCAAAGGTTTCTTCCTTATTGTGGGTGCGGCCCAGACCACCGCCAGCCAGGACGTTAAAGCCCTTCAGCTTGCCCGCCTTGTCGGTGATTACCACCAGGGTGACATCGTGGGTGTAGGCATCGATGGAGTTGTCCCCCGGCACCGTCACCGCGCACTTAAACTTGCGGGGCATGTAGTGGGTGCCGTAGATCGGCTCTGGGCTGTCGGGGAAGAGGGTGTTGTTGACGTTGCGCTGGCGGGCTTCCACCACCTCCGGGTGCTCCTCGGAACTGAGGAACTTCTCCCCATCCAGCCAAATTTCGTAGTAGGCCTCGGTTTGGGGCCGCAGCAGGTCGGCGATGTGGTTGGCGTAGTCTTGGGCAATCTGGTACTCAGGCCGATTCTTGAAAGGGGCCGGAGGAGCCATCACGTTCCGGTTCAGGTCGCCGCAGGCCCCTAGGGTCGAGCCAAGGTTTTTCACAATCGCCGCGATGGTGGCCTTCAGATTCTTTTTCAGCACCCCATGGAGCTGAATGCCCTGGCGCGTGGTGGCCCGCAGGGTGTGGTTCCCATACTCGTCGGAGAGTCGATCCAGCGTCAGGTATAGCTCCGGCGCAATATACCCCCCCGGATTGCGGGTGCGGAGCATCATCTGATAATCCTTCTCCTGGCCCTTGGTGCGGGTGTCGCGGTTGTCCTGCTGGTAGGAACCGTGGAATTTCAGGATCTGGATCGCTGATTCCGAGAAAAAGCTGGTATCCGTCAACAGTTCGCTGGCCAGGGGCTCGCGCAGGAAGTTGCTGTTTTCCTTGATGTCTTCAACCTTGGAGCGCTTGGCCGAAGCGGGGTTGGGGCCGGATTGGGCGGGTTTGAGAGGAGTCTGAACCATGGCAGCAGCAGGTGAACCGTTAAAGAGAAGGCGTCGGGGTAAGGAGCATCCACCCATGGACAGGCCCGTTGACCAAGAAACCTATACCCCGGTAAGTCGGTCGGGATTGGGGTGAATTCTTTCGTATGGTAACACTGGATCCACCCAATCCGATCCCTGTCCCACATAAATTCACGGTACACCGTTCAGGACAGGGCCGGGGATGGGGTGGGGCGGCAGGTTCTCGGTTAGGGGGCGGTGGGCAACTGGTTCAGGCGGTGGGTGATGGCTTCGGCGGGGAGAGGACGGGCAAAGTAGTATCCCTGACCAACAGGGCAGCCCATGTGAAGGAGCTGCTGGCGCTGGTAGTCGGTTTCTACGCCTTCGGCTACGACCTGCATTCCCATGCCCTGGGCCAGGTTGAGGATGGCGCGAATGATGCCTAGGGCTTCGGGTTGGGGCGCATCGGGCTGCATTTTGCCGACAAAGGACTGATCAATTTTCAGAACATCTACCGGAAAGCGGTGCAGGTAGCTGAGGGAGGAGTAGCCTGTGCCAAAGTCGTCGAGGCTGATTTGGATTTGCCGTTGGCGGAGGCTGGCTAGCACTTGGGCGGTGTGGGCGGTGTCGTCGATGAGGGCGCGTTCGGTAATTTCGAGGTGTAGGAGGGCAGGGTCGAGGGAGGTTCCGGCCAGCACTTGGTCGAGGGTGTCGAGAAAGTCGGCCCGCTGGAGCTGCTGGCTGGCCACGTTCACGCTAGCGTAGAGGGCGCGGTCGGGAAACTGGCGATGCCAGCGCTGCAACTGGTGACAGGTGGCCCACAGCATCCATTCGCCCACGGCCTGGATGAGTCCAGCCTCCTCGGCGATGGGGATAAATATCTGGGGGCTAATCATGCCTCGTTCGGGGTGGGGCCAGCGGGCTAGGGCTTCTACCCCCAGCCATCGTCCGGTAGCTAAGTCTACCTGGGGCTGGTAATACACCTGAAGCTGATCGGTTTCAATGGCCTGCCGCAGGTCATGCTCTAGGGTGAGGCGATGCAGCATTTCCTGGTGCATTTCTGGGTCAAAGACCTCGTAGCAGGCACGACCTCGGCTTTTGGCCCGGTACATGGCGGTGTCGGCATCGCGCAAAATTTCGCTGCCGCTGCGGTAATAGCCTGCTGACCAAACAATGCCAATGCTGGCACTGATGACCACCGACTGATCTTCGAGGGAGATGGGATGGGCTAAGCCAGTTTGGATGGCGGTGGCCATATCAATAGCGCTAGTGATGTCGTCGAGGTCGGGCAGCAGCAGGGCAAATTCATCGCCGCCCCAGCGGGCTAGGGTGTCAAAGGGGCGCAGGTATTGGCTCAGGGTGTTTACCACAGAGCGCAGGAGGTGATCTCCGGCACCGTGGCCCAGGCTATCGTTGATGAGCTTGAAGCGATCAATGTCGATAAACAGCACCGCAAAGGATCGGGGCGCTTTGCCCTGGTGCAGGGCGTAGTCTACCCGCTCCATAAACAGGGTGCGATTCGGCAGTTGGGTGAGGTCATCGTAGAGGGCTTGGTGCCGCAGTTGGGCCTCCACCCGCACTCGCTCCGTCACGTCCCGCGAGACCGTTTGTACCTGCACCAGGCGACCCCGTTCGTTGAGGATGGGCTTGGCCAGGGTTTCGAGCCAGAGGTCGTCGCCGGAGGCCCGCACGGCCCGGTAGACGATCTGGGCCATGGTTTGGGGGGGGCGCAACGCCTCAATCTGCAACCGCACCCGCTCCCGGTCGTCGGGATGGACTAGGTCATAGAACACTTGGCCCAGCAGTTGGTCGGCGGTATGACCCAACAGCCCCAAACAGGAAGGACTAACGTAGATAAAGCGCCCCTGACGGTCGTGGAGACCCACCAAATCGCTGATGTTGTCCGCCACTAGGCGATAGCGCAGCTCCGAGTCTCGCAGGTCTTTCTCAATGCGCTTGCGTTCCTCCACCTCCTGGCTGAGGATGCGGTTAGCCTCCGCTAATTCGGCGGTACGTGCCTGCACCTGCTGCTCTAGGGTTTGATTCATCTGCCGAATGGTGCGCTGGGCCGATTGAAGCGCCAACTGATTTTTGACCCGCACCAGCACCTCATCTAGCTGGAAGGGCTTGGTAATGTAGTCTACGCCCCCGACCCCAAAGGCTTGTACCTTGTCGATGGAATCTCCTAGGGCGCTGAGGAAAATCACAGGCACCTCCTGGGTAGTGGGGTGGGCCTTCAGTTGCCGACAGACCTCGTAGCCATCCAGCCCCGGCATCCGAATATCCAGCAATACCAGGTCTGGGGGCTCGGCCTGGGCTGCCCGCAGGGCCATCGCACCATTTACCACCCCGCGCACGTCATAGCCTTGGTTGGCCAGCGCCGCAGACAGCACTCGCAAGTTCTCTGTGGTGTCATCCACAATCAGGATGATCGGATTCTCTTCCGGCTGCGTCACGCCCTTGCTCTACCCATTCGACAATTTTGTCACAACGAAAATCTTCTACCCAGCGGCGTAGGGTCAGAGCCAAGGGCTGACGGTCGTGGGGCAACGCCTCCAGCAAGGCATAGAGGGCTTGGCTATTGGCTACCATTGCGGCTTTGTACAACTCCGCTACCCAGTCGGCGGGCAGACCCGTGCAGTCTAGGTTGGGGGATCCTGGAAGCAGCGAAGCTGAAGGGCCGGGATCCGTAGAGGGCGTTGGATCGGCATAGAGATAGCGTACCCCAAGATGTTGTTGGATAGCCTCCAGCAGGTCGTTCTCCCGCAGGGGCTTGCGGAGGAAGCGGTCGCAGCCGCTGGCCAAGGCCACGGATTCCTCTTCGTCAAAGGCACTGGCACTGAGGGCGAAGATCACAGGCTGGGCCTCCCCTGCCATGGATCGAATGGTCTGGCTGGCTTGGTAGCCGTCCATGCGGGGCATTCGCAGATCCATCACAACCAGGTCGGGCCGCCATTGCTGCCACTGGGCCACGGCCTCCTGGCCATCCCCTGCCCCCTTCACCACAAAGCCGAGGCTGCCCAGCAGCACCATCATCAATCGCTGGTTGGTTTCATTGTCATCGGCAATCAGCACACGCGGCACGGGTTGATCGGGGGCGAGGGCCACCACCTGATCCACCAGGGTACGGGGCTTGAGTTCCACTTGGTTGACCGCGACCACGGGCAGATCGAGGTAGAAGGTGCTGCCCTGGGGGCCAGATTCGGCCAGGGTAAGATCGCCCCCTAACAGGTGGGCAAAGCGACGACTGAGGGCCAGCCCCAGCCCTGTACCATCCTGGCGGGTGCGGCCTGTATCGGTTTGGGAGAAAGGCTGAAACAGGCCTGGAATCTGATCGGCGGCAATACCGGGGCCGCTATCGGTGACGCAAAAGCGCAGCAGTGGCGGACAGGCCGTGGCATCGGCCCAGGTGACGACGAGGGAGACGGTGCCCGCCGGGGTAAATTTTAGGGCGTTATCCAGCAGATTCAGCAAAATTTGCTGGAGCTTGCCAGAATCACTGCGCAGGTAGGGGGGTAAGCCATCCTCGATCTGAAAGGTAAGCCTGATGCCCTGGGCGTTGGCGCGGGGCAGCAGCATGTCGATCAACTGCTGCACCAGGTCTGGCAGGCTGAAGGCGCTGGTAA contains:
- a CDS encoding ABC transporter permease; protein product: MFASKLPLRWPDGWTVMVSVIALVMVSPVLIILASVLTGTSDAWEHLASTVLPQYIRNSLVMMAGVSLGVLVIGVSTAWLVSACQFPGRRSLEWLLLLPLAAPAYILAYVYTDTLEYFGPVQTFLRGLFGWEQANQYWFPNIRSIQGAILLFSLTLYPYVYLLAKVAFAEQSTATLEASRSLGCGPWRSFWRVALPLARPAIAAGVALALMETLNDFGTVAYFSVPTFTTGIYRTWFGMGDRPAAVQLSAVLLLFIFALVWLEQRSRRRSRYYQSLAAAAPSRYGLSGWRTLGAWLACGLPVLLGLVIPIGLLIAMTLRNASATLNQSFVTLSINSLTLATLTALIAMGLALVMAYGLRLNHTPWLRLAVQGANLGYAVPGAVIAVGTLIPMARFDNAIDAWMRQSFGFSTGLLLSGTIVALIFAYLVRFLAVAFGSVEAGLTKIKPSLDDAARSLGQSPSQTLAQIHLPLLGNSLLTAVMLVFVDVMKELPATLIIRPFNFDTLAVRVYQYAADERLVEAAAPALAIILVGLLPVFWLSRRIAQTGR
- a CDS encoding FAD-dependent oxidoreductase, with the protein product MQQLFRALTTPFLAAVVAAGSFPLPIGQAQAQPSANPSPFGPNTPTPDQVVECELLIVGGGLAGTATAYESLLMGHTVCMTELTDWVGGQISSQGTTALDESREQRRRLFYSRGYNDLRRRVEEKYGELNPGQCWVSVSCFMPADANAILMEMLAEAERQGGGELKWFPNTVIKEVGFNADRSHIDTMMAIRHSPAPGTAPLNTDFLSEIIEDAYTYEDSARLSKEIIQFVPAGIDTNRFPNADPDRVDWFVVEATETGEIIALADVPYELGLDPRSPLNPSSPVAERDAYCTQGFTYTFAMERTAEAQTFDVPEFYSIYEPYYSWEKERPQLQTPQDHFDFVFTYRRLWSAAPRRLNERIFGSPRPVPGDISMQNWTWGNDYRPGTSRDNLILTHDQLRSSGQLAPGGWLGGLRTETLRRGEENAIGFFYWLTTGTTDSQLDDSWKEPDPYNRYLSGLDSPMNTAHGLSKYPYIREARRIIGRPSPGYDSGFMISEIDFSWNDFTSEFYQQNLDRSTFTSMRRLLAGLDTIDTFMPGANPDEFHVRGRSRMYPDSVGIAQYAIDFHPCMRDYPPEAPGNIERPGVRQAHGQAFPAQIPLRALIPQRVDNMLVASKSIAASNIAAAAYRVHSFEWSVGAGAAHTIDFSLRNGVLPYELVENLPRHNPLLHALRQELEASGNPTQFPDTSIFNEEWTEWKPW
- the nusB gene encoding transcription antitermination factor NusB, translating into MQARRMARELALLGLSQLPEKPKKLQELDLDDLLQAAVKTLAAEAKDALETASDELKRGSQRLVDTDLVATDLESSRAMVDEAIDLTQTAINRLAHAVEMPEFLQMTNQKEVRAFAMELLTNTTKHRAEVDSVLESAMVAWQLKRLARIDRDILRIAVVEMDYLGTPDRVAINEAVEIAKRYSGEEGFRFINGVLKRVVDRHTEGQGAESQGAAEGKPTPQ
- a CDS encoding SulP family inorganic anion transporter — protein: MAKSPFSAVPANSSSSWLVLLRRYLPILDWGLNYQSADLVGDVMAGAIVAVMLIPQGMAYAMLAGLPPQVGLYASIVPLILYAALGTSRALAVGPVAMVSLLVATSVGQVAEAGSADYIAAALALALMIGLIQILMGVVRLGFLVNFLSHAVIVGFTNAAALVIGASQLKHLMGVKIPSSESFFETLSHLVRAVPETNVVTLGLGLGSMAVLLFFGQRLPQFLKDWGVPALWSTPISRGGPLFVVVVSIGLVALLGLDSRAGVSIVGEIPRGLPPLTQPPLDASLWQQLLPMALTISFVGFMESIAVAKSLASKRRQRIDANQELIGLGAANLGAAFTGGYPVTGGFSRSFVNFTAGANTGLASMITALLIALVVLFFTPLFYSLPQAALAAVILVAVLNLLDFDSIKHLWRADRADAWVLMITFMAVLIVGIEAGIVVGFVTSVVFYLWRTSRPHIAEVGRVGETEHFRNIKRHDVQTYTNVLAIRVDESLYFANTKYLEDYLMRAVADHPSADALLLICSAINHIDGSALDTLENLIEGLREAGVTVYLSEVKGPVMDQLIQAGFIDHLGGAERVFLSTHQAMQTLGLSIPQDADH